The Flammeovirgaceae bacterium genome contains a region encoding:
- a CDS encoding ParB/RepB/Spo0J family partition protein produces MTKKKALGRGLNALLSDSNVDDRLETDVPVAHNTPAGGILEIPVEQIEVNPFQPRTHFDQDALNELADSIKVHGIIQPITVRRLTHNQYQLISGERRLQASKLAGLKTIPAYVRLADDQQMLEMSLIENIQRENLNAIEIALSYQRLISECNLKQEELGDRVGKNRATVTNYLRLLKLPPDIQIAVRDNKISMGHARAIINVENPDTQLFIFNKILSDDLSVRKVEELVREIGSKKTEKREAATVSPATREIAQLQSRLSSHFGTRVAVKSDGKKGEIKIPFLSIEDLNRILDILKIQ; encoded by the coding sequence ATGACCAAAAAAAAAGCATTAGGCCGAGGGCTCAACGCCCTGCTCAGCGACAGCAATGTGGACGACCGGCTGGAAACGGATGTGCCTGTTGCACATAATACACCTGCCGGTGGAATCCTGGAAATCCCCGTGGAGCAGATTGAAGTGAACCCGTTCCAGCCTCGCACACATTTCGATCAGGACGCATTGAACGAACTGGCCGACTCCATTAAAGTACACGGCATCATTCAGCCGATTACCGTGCGCAGACTGACACACAATCAATATCAGCTTATTTCTGGTGAACGAAGACTGCAGGCTTCAAAACTGGCCGGCTTAAAAACAATACCCGCTTATGTACGGCTGGCCGATGACCAGCAGATGCTGGAAATGTCGCTGATTGAAAACATCCAGCGCGAAAACCTGAATGCCATTGAAATTGCCCTGAGTTACCAGCGCCTGATTTCAGAATGCAACCTGAAACAGGAAGAACTGGGCGACCGCGTAGGTAAAAACCGGGCCACGGTTACCAATTACCTGCGGCTGCTGAAGTTACCCCCGGATATACAGATAGCTGTTCGAGACAATAAAATCAGCATGGGGCATGCCCGGGCAATAATTAATGTTGAGAACCCTGATACTCAACTCTTCATTTTCAATAAAATTCTTAGCGATGATCTGTCGGTAAGAAAAGTTGAAGAGTTAGTGCGTGAAATAGGCTCAAAAAAAACAGAAAAACGCGAAGCCGCCACGGTTTCTCCGGCTACCCGTGAGATAGCCCAACTGCAGTCGCGGCTCTCCTCCCACTTTGGCACCCGTGTTGCTGTAAAGAGCGATGGCAAAAAGGGTGAAATAAAAATTCCCTTCCTGTCCATTGAAGATCTGAACCGGATTCTGGACATTCTAAAAATCCAGTAG
- the dapB gene encoding 4-hydroxy-tetrahydrodipicolinate reductase, whose product MNILLLGYGKMGKAVEQVAMKRGHRIVDRITSGNRYNPGHVVADVAIEFSSPEVAVENITWCLQHNLPIVCGTTGWLDKKGLIEKLTRDCNGTFFYASNFSIGVNMFFKLNEYLARLMAGYNSYEVQIDETHHTEKKDAPSGTAITLAEGIIKHLPSKTTWVNHTPGKQHELPILSHRIANVPGTHVVKYQCPVDTIKISHEAHSREGFALGAVAVAEWLPGKKGVLTMGDFLQL is encoded by the coding sequence ATGAATATTCTCCTGCTCGGTTACGGCAAAATGGGTAAAGCCGTTGAACAGGTGGCCATGAAGCGCGGACACCGGATCGTTGACCGCATTACTTCAGGCAACCGTTACAATCCCGGCCATGTTGTGGCCGATGTAGCTATTGAATTTTCAAGCCCGGAGGTTGCCGTTGAAAATATTACCTGGTGCCTGCAGCATAACCTTCCAATAGTTTGCGGCACCACAGGCTGGCTTGATAAGAAAGGCCTCATCGAAAAGTTAACGCGTGACTGTAATGGTACCTTCTTTTATGCGTCTAACTTTAGCATAGGTGTGAACATGTTCTTTAAACTGAATGAATACCTGGCCCGGTTAATGGCCGGCTATAACTCATATGAGGTTCAGATTGATGAAACTCACCATACCGAAAAAAAAGATGCTCCCAGCGGAACGGCCATTACCCTGGCCGAAGGCATTATAAAACACCTCCCATCCAAAACAACCTGGGTCAATCACACCCCTGGTAAACAACATGAACTACCTATTCTTTCACACCGCATTGCCAACGTGCCCGGCACGCATGTGGTTAAGTACCAATGCCCGGTTGACACGATCAAAATCAGCCACGAAGCCCACTCGCGCGAAGGCTTTGCGCTGGGAGCCGTGGCGGTGGCGGAGTGGTTGCCCGGCAAGAAAGGCGTACTGACGATGGGCGACTTTTTACAATTATAG
- the yidC gene encoding membrane protein insertase YidC: protein MDRNQAIGLTLIAVVLLGYFIWFAPRPEPLTEQPAMSKQPVAETDSTNQAPEPSKPDSTTSASFGKLAGFLSGEERLIPVETQDLKISFSTKGGVIRELELKNYKTYAGKPLTLVDPRSNTFQLIANRLGGDLNLYALHYQASQTTRGDTTLLTFTIRLNENASFEQRYSIPARGYQIGYTIKTEGLENELSDHLTFQWNNFLRLLERDLADSRINTTITYHYNGSMDELAPRSTSTESETFSGNVQWVTLKQKFFLSSIISPKGFPGGEIETAVNEADTSVVKRANIRVFIPLTDLAGKGGTYSFYFGPNDYQTIGKVAPDFAKNVYLGWPPVYWINKFVIFPVFHFLTKVINNFGLIIIILVILLRIVLLPLSYKSYLSMAKMKVLKPELDEIKDKFGDDMTKVQQEQLKLYQQAGVNPISGCIPILLQMPILFAMFYLFPNSIELRQQSFLWADDLSTYDSVLNLPFTIPLYGNHVSLFTLLMTISTLVITWQNNQVSSVTGPMKSMSYIMPVVFLFVLNSFPAGLSFYYFMSNIITFGQQAIIRRFVDEDKIKRIMDEHRRTLAAGGGKKSKFMAKLEEAMKASEEARKKSEEQRKNKKK, encoded by the coding sequence ATGGATAGAAATCAGGCTATCGGCCTTACCCTTATTGCTGTTGTGTTGCTGGGCTATTTTATCTGGTTTGCTCCCCGGCCCGAACCGCTAACAGAGCAACCGGCTATGTCTAAACAGCCTGTTGCCGAAACCGATTCAACTAATCAGGCACCGGAACCATCCAAACCCGACAGCACGACATCCGCCTCATTCGGCAAGTTGGCCGGGTTTCTTTCCGGGGAAGAACGCCTCATCCCGGTCGAAACACAGGATCTGAAAATCAGTTTCTCCACCAAAGGCGGTGTTATTCGGGAACTGGAATTAAAAAACTATAAGACCTATGCCGGTAAGCCATTAACATTAGTTGACCCGCGATCCAATACGTTTCAACTCATCGCCAACCGCCTCGGTGGCGACCTAAATCTGTACGCATTGCATTACCAGGCAAGCCAAACCACGCGTGGCGATACCACCCTGCTCACCTTTACCATCCGCCTTAATGAAAATGCCTCCTTCGAGCAGCGGTATTCCATCCCGGCCAGAGGCTATCAGATCGGATACACCATCAAAACGGAAGGGCTGGAGAACGAACTTTCCGATCACCTCACCTTTCAATGGAACAATTTTTTGCGGTTGCTGGAGCGCGACCTGGCCGACAGCCGGATTAACACTACCATCACCTATCACTACAACGGCAGCATGGATGAACTTGCGCCCCGATCCACCTCTACCGAAAGTGAAACTTTTTCAGGGAATGTGCAGTGGGTAACGCTAAAGCAAAAATTTTTCCTCAGCTCGATTATTTCACCCAAAGGTTTTCCGGGTGGAGAAATTGAAACAGCCGTGAACGAAGCCGATACCTCGGTGGTAAAACGCGCCAATATTCGCGTGTTCATTCCCCTGACAGATCTGGCTGGCAAAGGCGGCACATATTCATTTTATTTTGGTCCAAACGACTACCAAACCATCGGCAAGGTGGCTCCCGATTTTGCCAAAAACGTGTACTTGGGCTGGCCTCCGGTATATTGGATAAACAAATTTGTGATTTTCCCTGTCTTCCACTTTCTCACCAAAGTCATTAACAATTTTGGTTTAATCATTATCATCCTGGTCATCCTGTTGCGCATTGTCTTGCTGCCGCTCTCGTACAAATCATACCTGAGCATGGCCAAAATGAAAGTGCTGAAGCCTGAACTGGATGAAATTAAAGACAAGTTTGGCGATGACATGACTAAGGTGCAGCAGGAGCAACTTAAGCTGTATCAGCAGGCCGGGGTAAACCCCATCAGCGGCTGCATACCCATTTTGTTGCAGATGCCCATTCTGTTTGCAATGTTTTACCTGTTTCCGAACAGTATTGAACTGCGCCAGCAATCGTTTCTTTGGGCCGATGATTTGTCCACCTACGATTCGGTACTCAACCTGCCGTTTACCATTCCGCTGTACGGTAATCACGTGTCACTCTTTACGCTACTAATGACAATCTCAACGTTAGTAATCACCTGGCAAAACAACCAGGTTTCGTCAGTAACAGGCCCCATGAAATCCATGTCGTATATTATGCCGGTGGTGTTTCTGTTTGTGCTTAATTCATTCCCGGCCGGCCTTAGTTTCTACTACTTCATGTCGAACATCATCACCTTTGGGCAGCAGGCCATCATCAGGCGGTTTGTAGACGAGGATAAAATCAAACGGATTATGGATGAGCACAGACGCACCCTGGCTGCCGGTGGCGGAAAGAAATCCAAGTTTATGGCCAAACTCGAAGAGGCGATGAAGGCCAGCGAAGAGGCGCGAAAAAAATCGGAAGAACAGCGAAAGAATAAAAAGAAATAA
- a CDS encoding ParA family protein, producing MGKIIAIANQKGGVGKTTTAINLAASLAVLEHKTLLVDADPQANSTSGLGINPKEVETGIYECMIDGANPQEAIIGNETLKYLHVLPSHIDLVGAEVEMVSIEHREEKMRDALQKIKNDYEFIVIDCSPSLGLITINALTAADSVIIPVQCEYFALEGLGKLLNTIKIIQTRLNPKLEIEGILLTLYDSRTSLGNQVVEEVRTHFKKMTFNTIIPRNVKLSESPSFGIPVIVHDAESKGAISYLNLAHEILDKNGLSK from the coding sequence ATGGGAAAAATTATCGCCATTGCCAACCAAAAAGGTGGTGTAGGTAAAACCACTACAGCCATTAACCTGGCCGCCAGCCTGGCCGTTCTAGAGCATAAAACCCTGCTTGTTGATGCCGATCCGCAAGCCAACTCTACATCCGGATTAGGCATCAACCCGAAAGAAGTAGAAACCGGTATTTACGAATGCATGATTGACGGAGCCAATCCGCAGGAAGCCATCATCGGTAATGAAACACTTAAGTACCTGCATGTACTTCCTTCGCACATTGATCTGGTGGGTGCCGAAGTGGAAATGGTAAGTATTGAACACCGCGAAGAAAAAATGCGCGATGCGTTGCAGAAAATTAAAAACGACTACGAGTTTATCGTTATCGACTGCTCTCCTTCGCTCGGGCTGATTACCATCAACGCCCTCACTGCTGCCGATTCGGTGATTATTCCCGTGCAATGTGAATACTTTGCCCTGGAGGGACTCGGCAAACTATTGAATACGATAAAGATTATTCAGACACGGCTTAACCCGAAGTTGGAAATTGAAGGAATATTGCTTACGTTATACGACTCGCGTACCAGTCTGGGCAACCAGGTGGTGGAAGAGGTGCGAACGCATTTTAAAAAGATGACATTCAACACGATAATACCGCGAAATGTAAAACTAAGCGAATCGCCCAGCTTTGGTATTCCGGTTATTGTGCACGATGCCGAAAGCAAAGGCGCCATCAGCTACCTGAACCTGGCCCACGAAATTCTGGATAAAAACGGCTTATCGAAATGA
- a CDS encoding CTP synthase, with translation MSTAKYIFVTGGVTSSLGKGIISASLGKLLQSRGFNVTIQKFDPYINIDPGTLNPYEHGECYVTNDGAETDLDLGHYERFLNVPTSQANNITTGRIYNNVITKERQGEYLGKTVQVIPHITDEIKRNIFLLGESGKYDVIITEIGGSVGDIESLPFIEAVRQVKWDIGSNNALVIHLTLIPYLKAAGELKTKPTQHSVKELLSSGVQPDILVCRTERPLPLEIRKKLALFCNVHLNSVIEAIDADTIYDVPILMRKEKLDERVLAKLKMTSKSEPDLEHWKDFLGKLKNPVEEVTIGLVGKYVTLPDAYKSIAEAFVHAGAQNDCRVNVKWISSEDLDKESVNSILKGLHGVLVAPGFGERGMEGKIEAIRHVRENKIPFFGICLGMQCAVIEFARHVLGLEASSTELNPKTKNPVIDLMEEQKKITAKGGTMRLGAYACRLKKGSKAATIYGETTIMERHRHRYEFNNKYLDQLEAAGLRAVGINPESNLVEVVELKDHPWFIGVQYHPELRSTVMNPHPLFVKFVAAAIEYKKSLL, from the coding sequence ATGTCCACCGCCAAATACATTTTCGTTACGGGAGGAGTAACCTCAAGCCTCGGCAAAGGCATCATCTCCGCTTCACTCGGTAAGTTATTGCAATCCAGGGGGTTCAACGTAACCATCCAGAAGTTTGATCCCTATATTAATATAGACCCCGGTACCCTCAACCCCTACGAACATGGTGAGTGCTATGTGACCAACGATGGCGCTGAAACCGACCTGGACCTGGGCCACTATGAGCGCTTTTTAAATGTACCCACCAGCCAGGCCAACAACATTACCACCGGGCGCATTTATAATAATGTCATCACCAAAGAACGCCAGGGCGAATACCTCGGCAAAACGGTGCAGGTCATTCCCCATATCACCGATGAAATCAAGCGCAACATCTTTTTGCTGGGCGAAAGCGGCAAGTACGATGTTATCATCACCGAGATTGGCGGCTCGGTGGGCGATATCGAATCCCTGCCCTTTATTGAAGCCGTGCGCCAGGTAAAGTGGGACATCGGCTCAAACAATGCGCTGGTCATTCACCTCACCCTCATCCCCTACCTGAAGGCAGCCGGTGAACTAAAAACCAAACCCACACAACATTCGGTTAAGGAACTGCTCTCTTCGGGGGTGCAACCCGATATTCTGGTATGCCGCACCGAACGGCCCCTGCCACTTGAAATCCGGAAGAAACTGGCGCTATTCTGTAACGTACACCTTAACTCGGTTATTGAAGCCATCGATGCCGACACGATTTACGATGTACCCATCCTGATGCGCAAAGAGAAACTGGATGAGCGGGTGCTGGCAAAATTAAAAATGACGTCCAAATCGGAGCCCGACCTGGAGCACTGGAAGGATTTCCTCGGTAAACTCAAAAACCCGGTTGAAGAAGTTACCATCGGACTGGTGGGTAAATACGTTACCCTGCCCGATGCCTACAAGTCGATTGCCGAAGCGTTTGTGCATGCTGGTGCGCAAAACGATTGCCGGGTAAATGTTAAATGGATTTCTTCTGAGGATCTGGATAAAGAAAGTGTTAACTCAATATTAAAAGGATTACATGGAGTTTTAGTGGCTCCCGGTTTTGGCGAGCGCGGTATGGAAGGAAAAATCGAGGCCATCCGGCATGTGCGGGAAAATAAAATCCCGTTTTTCGGTATTTGCCTGGGCATGCAATGCGCTGTTATTGAATTTGCCCGCCATGTGCTGGGTTTGGAGGCCAGTTCAACCGAACTGAACCCAAAAACAAAAAACCCGGTAATCGATTTAATGGAAGAGCAGAAAAAAATTACTGCCAAGGGCGGCACCATGCGGTTGGGGGCTTATGCTTGCCGGCTAAAGAAAGGAAGCAAAGCTGCAACGATTTATGGCGAAACAACAATTATGGAGCGCCACCGCCACCGGTACGAATTCAATAACAAATATTTAGACCAGCTGGAAGCTGCTGGATTACGGGCTGTGGGCATCAATCCGGAATCGAACCTGGTGGAAGTTGTTGAACTGAAAGATCACCCGTGGTTCATTGGTGTACAGTATCATCCTGAACTGCGCAGCACCGTAATGAACCCGCACCCGCTTTTTGTTAAGTTTGTGGCCGCTGCCATTGAATATAAAAAATCACTTCTTTAA